A genome region from Syntrophorhabdaceae bacterium includes the following:
- a CDS encoding peptide chain release factor 3, which yields MEIAVDISPGNGSHQAQIERRRTFGIISHPDAGKTTLTEKLLLFGGAIQMAGSVKARKTGLHTTSDWMAIEQERGISVTSSVMKFNYRDYEINLLDTPGHQDFSEDTYRVLTAVDSAVMVIDSVKGVEPQTRKLMEVCRMRNTPILTFINKLDREGMPPLDILADIEDTLQIECAPVSWPIGTGKSFKGTYNLYRKELTLFTPGQSCLTDDMVTLHDIKDPLLDEALGSQADELRENVALLEGAASPFNLRDFLKGSQTPVFFGSAINNFGVRELLDTFVEVAPAPLPRQTTTRMVSPEEDAFSGFVFKIQANMDPAHRDRIAFLRVCSGCFSRGMRVRHHRIGKDMLISNPIIFMAREREVVEKAWPGDIIGIHNHGTIKIGDTFSEKEPLKYTGIPNFAPEHFRRVRLKTALKAKQLQKGLVQLAEEGAVQLFRPVMENAFILGAVGVLQFDVAIARLKAEYGVDASYETVGYVAARWVDSDDKKRLETFEKMNRTSLALDLDGNLTYLAASEWRLERVMKEWPEIAFMKTREHD from the coding sequence ATGGAAATCGCCGTCGATATATCACCAGGGAATGGATCTCATCAGGCACAGATAGAGCGCCGTCGCACCTTCGGCATTATAAGCCACCCTGACGCGGGGAAAACCACCCTTACCGAAAAACTTCTGCTCTTTGGCGGGGCCATCCAAATGGCCGGATCCGTCAAGGCACGCAAGACCGGTCTCCATACCACCAGCGACTGGATGGCCATCGAGCAGGAGCGCGGCATTTCAGTCACGAGTTCGGTTATGAAGTTCAATTACCGGGATTACGAGATCAACCTGCTCGACACGCCGGGCCACCAGGATTTCTCCGAGGACACCTACCGGGTGTTGACCGCTGTTGACAGTGCGGTAATGGTCATTGACAGCGTCAAGGGGGTCGAACCCCAAACGCGTAAGCTCATGGAGGTCTGCCGGATGCGCAACACCCCGATCCTGACCTTCATCAATAAGCTCGATCGCGAAGGCATGCCGCCGCTGGATATCCTGGCCGACATCGAAGACACCCTGCAGATCGAGTGCGCACCCGTTTCCTGGCCCATTGGCACGGGTAAGAGCTTCAAGGGTACGTATAACCTTTACCGAAAAGAACTGACCCTCTTTACGCCCGGTCAGAGCTGCCTGACCGATGACATGGTGACCCTCCACGATATCAAAGATCCTTTGCTCGATGAAGCATTGGGGAGTCAGGCAGATGAATTGCGCGAGAACGTGGCTTTGCTGGAGGGGGCGGCAAGCCCCTTCAACCTGCGGGATTTTCTCAAAGGCAGCCAGACACCGGTCTTTTTCGGGAGCGCGATCAACAATTTCGGTGTGCGGGAGCTGCTCGACACCTTCGTGGAGGTCGCCCCTGCTCCGCTGCCGCGACAAACCACCACACGAATGGTATCGCCCGAGGAGGATGCATTTTCAGGTTTTGTATTCAAAATACAGGCCAATATGGATCCGGCGCATCGCGACCGCATCGCCTTTTTGCGCGTATGTTCCGGTTGTTTTTCGCGGGGCATGCGGGTTCGCCATCACCGCATCGGCAAGGATATGCTGATTTCAAATCCCATCATATTCATGGCCCGGGAGAGGGAGGTCGTCGAAAAGGCCTGGCCGGGGGACATAATCGGCATTCACAACCATGGCACGATCAAGATCGGCGACACGTTTTCCGAGAAAGAGCCTCTCAAGTACACGGGTATCCCCAATTTTGCCCCGGAACATTTCCGTCGGGTACGGCTGAAAACAGCCCTGAAAGCGAAACAGCTCCAGAAAGGCCTGGTACAACTCGCCGAAGAGGGAGCAGTGCAGTTGTTCCGACCCGTCATGGAAAACGCTTTTATCCTTGGGGCTGTGGGCGTTCTCCAGTTCGATGTGGCAATTGCCAGGCTCAAGGCCGAATATGGTGTCGACGCCTCCTACGAAACAGTTGGTTACGTTGCCGCCCGTTGGGTGGACAGCGATGATAAGAAAAGACTGGAGACTTTTGAAAAGATGAATCGGACCAGTCTGGCCCTTGATCTGGATGGTAATCTGACATATCTGGCGGCCAGCGAATGGCGGCTCGAACGTGTGATGAAAGAGTGGCCGGAGATCGCTTTTATGAAAACCCGTGAACACGACTAG
- a CDS encoding caspase family protein — protein sequence MKTSHTIKGILIAATLFLLLPQLSSAEDNLASGPVLRIETGGHTARVFKMDSDRRNRFLVTGGEDKTVRLWDLPSGKALKVLRPPIGYGNSGVIRAAAISPDGAAVACGGMTRSRDGYNIYIFSRETGRVTDVIGGLKEPILHLSFSKDGRFLVAALMGKAGIEVYKVPGFTPAAVSDGRYEGISSGADFDWSGRLVTVSFDGFIRLYDSSFTMIRKAPLPGGKIPSSVRFSPDGSRVAVSFYDSPHIDILSANDLSPLTSQTLPGEMVLCVTWSVDGRYLYASNGGRNGPFVLARFGEGGGAARMEEMAAQRGSRRSTRSTTTAILALRDGSVAFANQEPAIGIVNTSGDVVLYKDAATFWFTNDGGLLVSADGTVVQFNGLGDRKRKVRFSLSDRRIDEISGAGYAAVELFKSDPGTGAIRITDWHASGSPKLNGRPIKLRRGEYSVAAAVAANGKGFVLGTNFGIYLFDLKGSQIWRQPFPGMRGVNIPPGGRTVVAASSDGTIHWHSIDDGKPLLTLFPAVDMKRWVVWTRSGYYDAAPGAEELIGWHINRTGAVAADFFPVSRFRSTYYRPDVVAGTLELGDEKKALRIADRESGRATQDVPVEKVLPPVVSIIHPKDGAEVKDRDVNITFTVRSPSGDPVTGIRVLVDGRPAQGMRGMGAQGEEVRDMAVRIPEKDSEVSVFASNKNAVSEPSTVRLKWRGPVIAANAAPVPTTAHYEKAQKKMEHSVGTSKEPAPPNAAAVNIAASTGKRGDFVIKPKLYILAIGVSNYRDKELELGFAAKDADDFASIMSRQKGELYRDIVIKRLTDEKATKDEILDGLDWITKETTSKDVAMVFLAGHGMNDPNGIYYFLPVNTDLDRLKRTGLAFSDIKNTVISLAGKTILFVDTCHSGNIMGSRRAVADINALVNELASAENGAVVFSSSSGRQFSIEDASWGNGAFTRALVEGIGGKADFIGKGRITINMLDLYLSERVKELTKGRQTPTTAKPTTVADFPIAVISGR from the coding sequence ATGAAGACAAGCCATACCATCAAGGGAATTCTCATAGCGGCGACCCTTTTTCTTCTTTTGCCGCAGTTGTCTTCCGCGGAGGACAACCTCGCGTCGGGACCGGTCCTTCGCATCGAAACAGGCGGCCATACGGCGCGCGTCTTCAAGATGGACAGCGACCGGAGGAACCGCTTCCTTGTAACAGGCGGCGAAGACAAGACGGTGCGTCTCTGGGACCTGCCGTCGGGGAAAGCGCTCAAGGTCTTAAGACCCCCCATCGGGTACGGCAATTCCGGCGTTATACGCGCAGCCGCCATCTCCCCCGATGGCGCCGCAGTTGCCTGCGGCGGCATGACACGGAGCCGCGACGGATACAACATCTACATCTTCAGCAGGGAAACGGGCAGGGTGACCGACGTCATCGGCGGGCTTAAAGAACCCATACTTCACCTTTCCTTCTCAAAGGACGGCAGGTTCCTCGTTGCCGCCCTCATGGGAAAGGCGGGGATTGAGGTCTACAAGGTACCTGGTTTCACGCCGGCGGCCGTCTCGGACGGGCGATACGAAGGCATATCGAGCGGCGCCGATTTCGATTGGTCGGGACGCCTCGTCACGGTGTCCTTCGACGGCTTCATCCGCCTCTATGACAGTTCCTTCACCATGATCCGCAAAGCGCCTCTACCCGGCGGAAAGATACCCTCGTCGGTCCGGTTCAGTCCCGACGGCTCCCGGGTTGCCGTCAGCTTCTATGACTCCCCGCATATCGACATCCTGTCGGCCAACGATCTTTCACCGCTTACGTCGCAGACACTGCCCGGTGAGATGGTCCTTTGCGTCACATGGTCTGTCGACGGGAGATACCTTTACGCCTCGAACGGGGGCAGGAATGGGCCCTTCGTCCTGGCGCGCTTCGGCGAGGGAGGAGGCGCGGCACGCATGGAGGAGATGGCAGCACAGCGCGGCTCCAGGCGCTCGACAAGGAGCACGACAACCGCCATTCTTGCTTTGCGGGACGGCTCTGTCGCTTTTGCTAACCAGGAGCCCGCCATCGGAATCGTGAACACCAGCGGGGATGTCGTTCTCTACAAGGATGCGGCGACGTTCTGGTTCACGAATGATGGGGGTCTTCTTGTCTCGGCGGACGGCACCGTGGTCCAATTCAACGGGCTTGGAGACCGCAAGAGAAAGGTCCGCTTTTCCCTTTCCGACAGGCGCATCGACGAGATAAGCGGGGCCGGCTACGCCGCCGTGGAGCTTTTCAAGTCAGACCCCGGCACAGGGGCCATCCGTATCACAGACTGGCATGCATCTGGATCGCCAAAGCTTAACGGCAGGCCCATAAAGCTTCGCCGGGGGGAGTACTCCGTGGCGGCGGCAGTGGCGGCGAACGGCAAAGGCTTCGTTCTCGGCACAAACTTCGGGATATATCTTTTCGACCTGAAGGGATCTCAGATCTGGCGGCAGCCCTTTCCCGGGATGCGCGGCGTGAACATCCCTCCCGGCGGGCGCACCGTCGTTGCCGCATCGTCGGACGGCACCATCCACTGGCACAGCATAGATGACGGCAAGCCTCTTCTCACCCTTTTCCCCGCCGTCGACATGAAGCGCTGGGTCGTCTGGACCCGTTCCGGCTACTATGATGCCGCACCGGGGGCCGAAGAGCTCATCGGCTGGCACATCAATCGCACCGGCGCGGTTGCGGCCGATTTCTTTCCCGTCTCCCGTTTCAGATCAACATACTACAGGCCGGACGTCGTGGCCGGAACCCTGGAACTGGGAGATGAAAAGAAAGCCCTCCGGATCGCCGACAGGGAATCCGGCCGCGCAACACAGGACGTACCCGTCGAAAAGGTATTGCCCCCCGTGGTCTCCATCATCCATCCAAAGGACGGGGCCGAGGTCAAGGACAGGGACGTCAACATCACATTCACGGTTCGTTCGCCGTCGGGCGACCCCGTTACCGGCATCAGGGTCCTCGTCGACGGCAGGCCCGCTCAAGGCATGCGGGGAATGGGGGCACAGGGTGAAGAAGTGAGGGATATGGCGGTCCGAATACCCGAAAAGGATTCGGAGGTTTCCGTCTTCGCATCCAACAAGAACGCTGTCAGCGAGCCTTCCACTGTGCGCCTGAAATGGCGGGGGCCGGTCATCGCGGCGAATGCTGCGCCAGTGCCCACAACGGCGCACTATGAAAAGGCGCAAAAGAAGATGGAGCACAGCGTCGGGACATCCAAGGAGCCGGCTCCCCCGAATGCCGCCGCTGTTAACATCGCGGCCTCGACGGGGAAACGCGGCGACTTTGTCATCAAACCCAAACTTTACATACTCGCCATCGGCGTCTCCAACTACCGGGACAAGGAGCTGGAGCTTGGTTTCGCGGCCAAGGACGCAGATGATTTTGCCAGCATCATGTCCCGTCAGAAAGGGGAGCTCTACCGGGATATCGTCATCAAGAGGCTCACCGATGAAAAAGCAACGAAGGATGAGATCCTCGACGGCCTTGACTGGATAACCAAAGAGACGACGAGCAAGGACGTGGCGATGGTCTTCCTCGCCGGACACGGAATGAACGACCCCAACGGCATATACTACTTCCTGCCCGTCAACACGGACCTCGACCGGCTCAAACGCACGGGGCTGGCCTTCTCCGACATAAAGAACACCGTCATCTCCCTCGCCGGCAAGACGATCCTCTTCGTGGACACCTGCCATTCAGGCAACATCATGGGTTCACGGCGCGCCGTCGCCGACATCAACGCACTCGTCAACGAACTGGCGAGCGCCGAGAACGGGGCCGTCGTCTTCAGCTCATCATCGGGCCGTCAATTCTCCATAGAGGACGCCTCATGGGGCAACGGCGCATTCACCAGGGCCCTCGTGGAAGGGATAGGCGGCAAGGCCGATTTCATCGGCAAAGGCAGGATCACCATCAACATGCTCGACCTGTACTTATCCGAGCGGGTGAAGGAGCTGACAAAAGGCAGGCAAACCCCGACGACGGCGAAACCCACCACGGTGGCGGACTTCCCCATCGCAGTGATTTCGGGGCGATAG
- a CDS encoding adenylate/guanylate cyclase domain-containing protein, with protein MKYRRHHVVTVLITVLAVLLCLGVYGIGLQRGLEHKAYDKRVQLAAVLGLGNDRPSGQVIIVGIDERSIIREKPLLFIYDDIGRFLRRMDEYGAATVGLDVILVHKQSDKLKDAASAFMADSGEEARAAVGRTMEEVGEKLDRSALGPIMDVSERMNIVQVVHGDMVPFYYGVSPFIKNMTVADASLTDGDLGRNDGVIREQALYGGDKPTFASVLYQLSAGRQYGGSRVFLNYALADALPFYSLDDVMGGRVDRQVFAGKTIILGYISGYEDIHATPLMRDVLPLRTTGQEPPPLRASGRMPGPLIHGVITETMLTGTSLREAPPALNIAILVVLGVMSLAAISLMRPFPAAAALAALAALLCVVNLLLFAAGTYFHLFPQVMAPFAVAILVYPYRYLVEERTRRKVQKVFGYYVDKNVLDRLLETDSEALLVGEARNVCILFLDIRNFTVLSTKTEAREVVRFLNFFFGAVTEAIQKHTGFVNKFIGDGMLAFFMTGENPAADAVSAARDILEQTKRLNDEGRFREFISDWHVAVGIGIDYGEVILGNIGSERKMDFTIIGEHVNIASRIEGLTREAGGGLLVSSDARAAAGDAFPWQDAGECAVRGVDRPISLYTVGKT; from the coding sequence GTGAAATATCGCAGGCATCACGTCGTTACGGTCTTGATAACGGTCCTCGCGGTGCTTCTTTGCCTCGGTGTTTACGGGATAGGCCTGCAAAGGGGCCTGGAACACAAGGCCTATGATAAGCGCGTACAACTTGCCGCGGTCCTCGGTTTGGGAAATGATCGTCCCAGCGGACAGGTGATCATCGTCGGCATCGACGAGAGGTCCATCATCAGAGAAAAACCCCTCCTTTTCATCTACGACGACATCGGCCGGTTTCTGCGGCGCATGGATGAATATGGCGCGGCGACGGTCGGCCTCGACGTGATCCTTGTCCACAAGCAAAGCGACAAGCTCAAAGACGCCGCCTCCGCGTTCATGGCCGATAGTGGCGAAGAGGCGCGGGCCGCGGTTGGCCGGACCATGGAAGAGGTGGGGGAGAAACTGGACCGGTCGGCGCTGGGACCTATCATGGATGTGTCGGAGCGTATGAATATCGTACAGGTCGTCCATGGGGACATGGTTCCCTTCTATTACGGGGTGAGCCCATTCATCAAGAACATGACCGTTGCCGATGCTTCCCTCACGGACGGCGACCTCGGCCGAAACGACGGGGTCATCCGGGAGCAGGCTCTCTATGGCGGTGATAAGCCCACCTTCGCATCCGTCCTCTACCAGCTGTCCGCGGGACGGCAATACGGGGGGAGCCGGGTCTTTCTGAACTACGCGCTGGCTGACGCCCTCCCTTTTTATTCTCTTGATGATGTCATGGGAGGCAGGGTCGACCGTCAGGTTTTTGCGGGGAAGACGATCATCCTCGGTTATATCAGCGGATACGAGGACATCCATGCAACGCCCCTCATGCGGGACGTGCTTCCCCTGCGCACAACAGGGCAGGAACCGCCGCCCCTTCGCGCAAGCGGCAGGATGCCCGGACCGCTCATTCACGGCGTCATAACGGAGACCATGCTGACCGGCACGTCTCTCAGGGAGGCGCCGCCAGCCTTGAATATCGCCATCCTTGTTGTTCTCGGCGTCATGTCGCTCGCCGCCATATCCCTGATGAGGCCCTTTCCCGCCGCCGCCGCCCTCGCCGCCCTCGCCGCCCTCCTCTGCGTCGTCAACCTCCTTCTCTTTGCCGCGGGGACCTACTTCCATCTCTTTCCCCAGGTGATGGCCCCCTTCGCTGTCGCCATTCTCGTCTATCCCTACCGGTATCTTGTCGAGGAAAGGACGCGACGGAAGGTCCAGAAGGTCTTCGGCTATTATGTGGACAAGAACGTCCTCGACAGGCTCCTTGAAACGGACAGCGAAGCACTCCTCGTCGGCGAGGCCCGCAATGTCTGCATCCTTTTTCTCGATATCCGTAATTTCACGGTCCTCTCGACCAAAACAGAGGCGCGCGAGGTGGTGAGGTTCCTCAATTTTTTCTTCGGAGCCGTCACGGAGGCAATACAGAAACATACCGGTTTTGTGAACAAGTTCATCGGTGATGGCATGCTCGCCTTTTTCATGACGGGAGAAAACCCCGCCGCCGATGCGGTCTCGGCGGCCCGGGATATCCTCGAGCAAACGAAGAGGCTTAATGATGAAGGCCGGTTCAGGGAATTCATCAGCGACTGGCACGTCGCTGTCGGGATCGGCATAGACTACGGCGAGGTCATTCTCGGCAACATAGGCTCCGAGAGAAAGATGGACTTTACCATCATCGGCGAGCACGTCAACATCGCCTCCCGCATCGAGGGGTTGACCAGGGAGGCCGGAGGCGGCCTTCTCGTGAGCAGCGATGCGCGCGCCGCCGCGGGGGACGCCTTCCCCTGGCAAGACGCGGGAGAATGTGCCGTCAGGGGAGTTGACCGCCCCATTTCCCTTTACACCGTCGGGAAGACGTGA
- a CDS encoding radical SAM protein, with protein MPDRKNVILINPPVAKPCEPPAGLARLAGALVEAGHRCRVLDMNIEGMLWLLARAGPAGDTWSLRAARNLSRNLDALRDERTYRNFDRYKRCVNDVNRLFSSGAAEGTRLSFSDYEDRRLKPLRSEDLMEAARHPEESPFYGHFSGRLREEFEGDKGRFAGFSLTYLSQALAAFAMMGFVRDEFPEVKIILGGGLVTSWMSAPAWENCFVGLVDRVVKGPGEDFLLGLLGSPPGAGGRKISSSYVYDVFPMNDYLSPGLIMPYSTSTGCYWGKCSFCPETAEGNRYVQLGPAEAAAGIARLAAKYRPSLVHIVDNAVSPSVLRAVANEPPGVPWYGFARVTDELTEKGFCAGLKRSGCVMLKLGVESGDQDVLDGMQKGITVADVSKALKALSAAGICTYVYLLFGTPGEDEDAARKTMDFVVEHHEFIGFLNLAVFNLPHGSPDASGLDAKPFYGGDLSFYTDFVHPRGWDRKKVRRFLDREFTRHPAIREIIKRQPPYFTSNHAPLFADTFC; from the coding sequence TTGCCTGACAGGAAGAACGTGATCCTTATCAATCCCCCGGTAGCGAAACCCTGTGAACCTCCCGCGGGCCTGGCCAGGCTGGCCGGTGCCCTCGTTGAAGCGGGCCACCGGTGCAGGGTCCTTGACATGAACATCGAAGGGATGCTCTGGCTTCTGGCCAGGGCGGGTCCCGCTGGCGACACATGGTCGCTGAGGGCCGCACGGAACCTCTCGCGAAACCTGGACGCCCTCCGGGACGAGAGAACGTACCGCAATTTCGACCGCTACAAAAGGTGTGTCAACGACGTCAACCGGCTATTTTCCTCCGGCGCAGCCGAAGGCACGAGGCTCAGTTTTTCCGATTACGAGGACAGGCGCCTGAAGCCGCTCAGAAGCGAGGACCTCATGGAAGCCGCGCGTCATCCTGAGGAGAGTCCCTTCTACGGTCATTTCTCGGGGCGTCTCCGGGAGGAATTCGAGGGCGATAAGGGGAGGTTTGCCGGATTCTCGCTCACATACCTCAGTCAGGCGCTTGCCGCTTTTGCGATGATGGGTTTTGTGAGAGATGAGTTCCCGGAGGTGAAGATAATCCTCGGCGGAGGGCTGGTGACATCATGGATGAGCGCACCGGCATGGGAAAATTGTTTCGTCGGGCTTGTCGATCGTGTTGTGAAGGGCCCCGGAGAGGATTTCCTCCTCGGGCTTCTCGGGTCGCCGCCAGGGGCGGGGGGCAGAAAGATATCCTCGTCCTATGTATACGATGTGTTTCCCATGAACGACTACCTGTCGCCGGGTTTGATCATGCCCTACAGTACGTCGACGGGGTGCTACTGGGGCAAATGCAGTTTTTGCCCGGAGACGGCCGAGGGCAACAGGTACGTACAGCTCGGGCCGGCAGAAGCCGCGGCCGGGATTGCGCGGCTCGCAGCGAAATATCGCCCCTCCCTGGTGCACATCGTCGATAACGCGGTGAGCCCTTCCGTCCTCAGGGCGGTTGCAAATGAACCGCCAGGTGTCCCCTGGTACGGTTTTGCCCGGGTGACCGATGAACTGACGGAAAAGGGGTTCTGTGCCGGCTTGAAACGTTCCGGCTGCGTCATGCTCAAGCTTGGCGTCGAATCGGGCGATCAGGATGTCCTCGACGGCATGCAAAAGGGTATCACGGTCGCCGACGTTTCGAAGGCCCTGAAGGCGCTTTCAGCGGCGGGCATCTGCACCTACGTCTACCTCCTGTTCGGGACGCCCGGGGAGGATGAGGACGCCGCGCGGAAGACGATGGATTTTGTCGTGGAGCACCATGAGTTCATCGGTTTTCTGAACCTCGCCGTCTTCAACCTTCCCCACGGAAGCCCCGATGCCTCCGGTCTCGACGCGAAGCCGTTCTACGGCGGGGATCTCTCGTTCTACACGGACTTTGTCCATCCCAGGGGATGGGACCGCAAAAAGGTGAGGCGTTTCCTCGACAGGGAATTCACGCGGCATCCGGCAATAAGGGAGATCATAAAACGGCAGCCGCCTTACTTCACATCAAACCACGCACCATTGTTCGCCGACACTTTTTGTTGA
- a CDS encoding ABC transporter permease has protein sequence MKNILKRTMRHHLALVGLIILIPMFFCAIFAPLIAPHDPLEPDIKNILSSPSFSHPFGTDTLGRDVLSRVLYGTRISLLVGFVSVGIAILIGLILGAISGYFGGMVDEGIMRFVDLMMCFPTFFLILAVIAILEPSIWNIMIVIGLTSWMGTARLVRAEILSIRSKEYVMAAKAQGFNSLRIIFRHVLPNAVTPVYVVATLGIGGAILTESALSFLGIGVQPPTPSWGNILTQAKDNIEVAWWLSVYPGLAIFLTVMGYNLLGEGLRDVFDPRRKGA, from the coding sequence ATGAAAAACATCCTCAAGCGGACAATGCGTCACCACCTGGCACTCGTCGGGCTCATTATCCTTATACCCATGTTCTTCTGCGCGATCTTTGCGCCCCTCATCGCTCCCCATGACCCCCTCGAGCCGGATATCAAGAACATCCTTTCGTCACCCAGCTTCTCCCATCCCTTCGGTACGGACACACTGGGGAGGGATGTCCTCTCGCGGGTGCTTTACGGGACGCGGATATCTCTCCTCGTGGGATTCGTTTCCGTCGGCATAGCCATTCTCATCGGGCTGATCCTGGGCGCAATATCGGGTTACTTCGGAGGGATGGTCGATGAAGGGATCATGCGCTTTGTTGACCTCATGATGTGTTTTCCGACGTTCTTCCTCATCCTTGCCGTCATCGCCATCCTGGAGCCGAGCATCTGGAACATCATGATCGTCATAGGCCTTACGAGCTGGATGGGCACAGCGCGGCTTGTACGGGCGGAGATATTGAGCATCAGGAGCAAGGAATACGTCATGGCGGCAAAGGCACAGGGTTTCAATTCCCTGCGGATCATCTTCCGCCATGTTTTGCCCAACGCTGTGACCCCCGTCTATGTGGTGGCCACCCTCGGCATCGGCGGGGCCATTCTGACGGAATCGGCGCTCTCTTTCCTCGGCATAGGTGTCCAGCCTCCCACGCCAAGCTGGGGCAACATCCTCACCCAGGCCAAGGACAACATAGAGGTCGCATGGTGGCTCTCCGTCTATCCCGGCCTTGCCATATTTCTCACTGTCATGGGGTACAACCTCCTGGGCGAGGGCCTGAGGGACGTCTTTGACCCAAGGAGGAAAGGGGCCTGA
- a CDS encoding amino acid synthesis family protein: protein MEIRKIITIVEDMLADGEKKAAKPIRKAACIAVIKNPYAGTFQDDLTPLIDFSDEIGKVISERAVEALGPDRKPESYGKAAIVGEKGELEHAAALLHPKLGTPLRNAVGGGKSIIPSAKKMGKMGDTIDIPLHFKDAAFVRSHFDAMTVSVSDSPRSDEILLAVAVADGGRPHARIGGLKKDEAKCEDGLR, encoded by the coding sequence ATGGAAATCAGGAAGATCATTACCATTGTTGAGGACATGCTGGCTGACGGAGAAAAGAAGGCCGCGAAGCCGATCAGGAAGGCCGCCTGTATCGCCGTTATCAAGAACCCCTATGCGGGGACATTTCAGGATGACCTGACGCCCCTCATCGATTTCAGCGACGAGATAGGCAAGGTGATATCAGAGCGGGCCGTCGAGGCCCTCGGCCCGGATAGAAAGCCCGAGAGCTACGGGAAGGCCGCCATCGTGGGAGAAAAGGGCGAGCTGGAACACGCAGCTGCGCTCCTCCACCCCAAGCTCGGCACCCCGCTGCGCAACGCCGTCGGCGGAGGCAAATCGATCATCCCCTCTGCCAAAAAAATGGGCAAGATGGGCGACACGATAGACATCCCTCTTCATTTCAAGGATGCGGCCTTCGTCAGGTCCCATTTCGACGCGATGACCGTTTCCGTGAGTGACTCGCCAAGGTCCGATGAGATCCTGCTGGCCGTAGCCGTAGCCGACGGCGGCAGACCCCATGCCCGCATAGGCGGCCTCAAGAAAGACGAGGCAAAGTGCGAGGACGGACTGAGGTAA
- a CDS encoding 4Fe-4S dicluster domain-containing protein, with the protein MKIDIDKCKGCGLCEEVCPLSLITLKDRKARIGAGCVECKTCLKVCPEGALIPETSADQPMCTSCPIMCRIPEGAHGACMRYFNEKGEIIRHGRVHSYEEVVDLVREGTGAGPIGTPLITGIGSGTTYPDFRPSPFIVSGVKDGIDIVTVVTEAPLSYSGVKLKVDTDLHVGEEGKKIYVRRKGKRHVGHLCTEEYGSKILSLGGVNILTSKDGLFAAKVLHEFLQGKKIKVEVEDGTKLELALGKEPEIGGVVEERMRVGCGSATTGLFAPYMFEAADEVIVLDGHITGLFSEHPSGRYLNKPRSPIQLRGQKSTEGRYFLNKGSGWGGTDIVNPLDAVADIDKDRCFDGMTLLITETTGRKSAFYRWKKDRFVEDAQTPEAARFLDVLKDSCELSRVSAVFAAGVGGSARAGVTKNPIRLTRAVHEGKVSVTVGGARPFIFPGGGINFLVDVEKIKHGSIYLSPTPSFILPVEYTMTLDTFKEIGGHIEAVRPVKEALTKKDGGRQ; encoded by the coding sequence ATGAAGATCGATATCGATAAATGCAAAGGTTGCGGGCTCTGCGAAGAGGTGTGTCCCCTCAGCCTGATAACCCTGAAGGACAGAAAGGCGCGGATCGGTGCCGGTTGCGTCGAGTGCAAGACCTGCCTGAAGGTATGCCCCGAGGGCGCGTTGATCCCTGAAACATCCGCCGATCAGCCCATGTGCACCTCATGCCCCATCATGTGCAGGATCCCCGAGGGCGCCCATGGCGCCTGCATGAGATATTTCAACGAAAAAGGGGAGATCATCCGACACGGCCGGGTCCACTCCTATGAAGAGGTGGTGGACCTGGTGCGCGAAGGGACCGGCGCCGGGCCCATCGGCACACCGCTCATCACCGGGATCGGCTCGGGCACCACGTACCCCGATTTCAGGCCCTCCCCTTTCATCGTCAGCGGCGTGAAGGACGGCATCGACATCGTCACAGTCGTCACCGAGGCCCCCTTGAGCTACAGCGGCGTGAAGCTGAAGGTCGATACCGATCTCCACGTGGGAGAGGAAGGCAAGAAGATCTACGTCCGCAGAAAGGGCAAACGCCACGTCGGTCACCTGTGCACCGAGGAGTATGGATCAAAGATACTCTCCCTCGGCGGCGTGAACATCCTCACCTCGAAGGATGGGCTCTTCGCTGCAAAGGTCCTCCACGAGTTTCTTCAGGGCAAGAAAATAAAGGTCGAGGTCGAGGACGGGACGAAGCTGGAGCTTGCCCTCGGCAAGGAGCCCGAGATCGGCGGCGTCGTGGAAGAACGGATGCGTGTCGGCTGCGGAAGCGCAACAACGGGGCTCTTCGCACCTTACATGTTCGAGGCCGCCGACGAGGTGATCGTCCTCGATGGCCACATCACGGGCCTTTTCAGCGAGCATCCGTCGGGAAGATATCTCAACAAACCCCGTTCCCCCATACAACTGAGGGGACAAAAAAGCACCGAGGGACGATACTTTCTCAATAAGGGCAGCGGCTGGGGAGGAACGGACATAGTGAACCCCCTGGACGCCGTAGCGGACATCGACAAAGACAGGTGCTTTGACGGCATGACGCTCCTCATCACGGAGACGACAGGAAGAAAATCCGCATTCTACCGCTGGAAAAAGGACAGGTTCGTCGAGGATGCGCAGACTCCGGAGGCCGCCAGATTTCTGGACGTCCTCAAGGATTCCTGTGAGCTGTCGCGCGTGAGCGCGGTATTCGCGGCAGGCGTCGGCGGCTCGGCGCGCGCCGGCGTGACGAAGAACCCCATCAGGTTGACGCGGGCGGTCCACGAGGGCAAGGTATCCGTCACCGTCGGCGGCGCGAGGCCCTTCATATTCCCCGGGGGAGGCATAAATTTCCTCGTCGATGTGGAGAAGATAAAGCACGGCAGCATCTACCTTTCACCGACCCCTTCGTTCATACTGCCCGTGGAATATACCATGACACTCGACACCTTCAAGGAGATCGGGGGTCATATCGAAGCGGTCCGGCCGGTAAAAGAGGCGCTCACGAAGAAAGACGGGGGTCGCCAGTAA